From the Mangifera indica cultivar Alphonso chromosome 10, CATAS_Mindica_2.1, whole genome shotgun sequence genome, one window contains:
- the LOC123227031 gene encoding transcription termination factor MTEF18, mitochondrial-like: MTHLQKLKTASILKWVSLNLVENFISISKSPFWPSGSVYIRHNRRLYGTKRGAENENIENTVRISPASSDCNDVVKLSSAAWKAAQAALLEYLHLTRNLQFLDAENMSKNSPYFVEKLLKRVVKELDLKEIFSRFLRYHPINEFEPFFESMGLKPSEYSPFLPHNLMFLSDDDLLLENYYVLCNYGIERKKLGKIYKEARDIFQYDFGVLSSKLQAYEKLQLSKSFIGKVIVCSPYILIGDVNMEFLKVLETLKSLGVKFCLIEELLIEQNSYNWTTMLRLLSLFSKMDFSEKQLGTLIRQHPGLLLEDSGDGALTLIGLLLKFGSTLDEICLTFLQFPQIPVRRFFTNLKDCFLFFFDIEMQVDEIGKIFRHHFLLLGTCTLKRPNSILQMLNVGKKRLCEYIQEDPNNLKNLVRGSKVERLPSSREKERTLKVKFLEDVGLIQNPNEAERTVKLFRGRGEELQERFDCIVKAGLDREDVIEMIRVSPQIINQKKDVIQAKIDFLVHDLGYPISSLLSFPSYLNYTMQRNKLRLSMYSWLTKQGKAKPLLALSTLISCSNNTFMKRYVNQHPEGPQVWQDLKKQYFSEQ; this comes from the coding sequence ATGACCCATTTGCAGAAACTCAAAACAGCATCTATTCTCAAATGGGTTTCTTTAAATTTAGTTGAAAACTTCATTTCTATATCAAAGAGTCCATTTTGGCCATCTGGGTCTGTTTACATTCGTCACAACCGTAGACTTTATGGAACAAAAAGAGGAGCTgagaatgaaaatattgaaaatacagTTAGAATTTCACCAGCTAGTAGTGATTGTAATGATGTTGTCAAACTATCTTCTGCTGCTTGGAAGGCAGCTCAAGCGGCATTGTTGGAATATTTGCACTTGACTAGGAATTTACAGTTCTTGGATGCTGAGAATATGAGCAAAAACTCACCGTATTTTGTTGAAAAGCTGTTAAAACGTGTGGTTAAGGAGTTGGATTTGAAGGAGATTTTTTCTCGGTTTTTGCGGTATCATCCTATTAATGAATTCGAGCCTTTCTTTGAGAGTATGGGATTGAAACCTAGTGAATATAGTCCTTTTCTTCCGCACAATTTGATGTTTTTGAGTGATGATGATTTATTGCTAGAGAACTATTATGTTTTGTGTAATTATGGCattgagagaaaaaagttagGAAAGATCTATAAGGAGGCCCGGGACatttttcaatatgattttgGAGTGCTGTCATCGAAGCTTCAAGCGTATGAGAAACTGCAGCTTAGCAAGAGTTTTATTGGTAAAGTTATTGTCTGTAGTCCTTATATCTTGATTGGGGATGTAAATATGGAGTTTCTTAAGGTGTTAGAGACATTGAAGAGTCTAGGAGTTAAATTCTGTTTGATTGAGGAGCTTTTGATCGAACAGAATTCATATAATTGGACTACAATGCTTAGGCTTTTAAGCCTATTTAGCAAGATGGATTTTAGTGAGAAGCAGTTAGGTACATTGATCCGGCAACATCCAGGACTGCTCTTAGAGGATTCAGGGGATGGAGCGCTTACTCTGATTGGGCTTCTGTTAAAATTTGGGTCTACTCTGGATGAAATTTGTTTGACATTTCTTCAGTTCCCACAAATTCCAGTGCGAAGATTTTTCACAAATTTGAAGGACTGCTTTCTGTTTTTTTTCGATATTGAAATGCAGGTGGATGAAATTGGTAAGATCTTCCGACATCATTTTTTGTTGCTGGGTACATGTACATTAAAGAGACCTAATAGCATTTTGCAGATGTTGAATGTTGGGAAAAAACGACTTTGTGAATACATCCAGGAGGATCCTAACAATCTGAAAAATCTAGTTAGGGGTTCAAAAGTTGAGCGATTACCTAGCTCACGAGAGAAAGAAAGAACTCTAAAGGTGAAGTTCCTGGAGGACGTTGGATTAATACAGAATCCGAATGAAGCGGAAAGAACAGTCAAGCTTTTTCGAGGCAGAGGAGAGGAGCTTCAGGAGAGATTTGATTGTATTGTGAAGGCTGGCTTAGATAGAGAGGATGTCATAGAAATGATTAGAGTGTCCCCTCAAATTATTAACCAGAAAAAGGATGTCATACAAGcaaaaattgattttcttgTGCATGATTTGGGTTATCCCATATCATCTTTACTGTCATTCCCATCATATCTAAACTATACAATGCAGAGGAACAAGCTTAGGTTATCAATGTATAGTTGGCTTACAAAACAAGGGAAGGCAAAACCTTTGTTGGCCTTGAGTACTCTAATTTCATGCTCAAATAACACATTTATGAAGCGGTATGTAAATCAGCATCCGGAAGGCCCTCAAGTTTGGCAGGAT